Genomic window (Larimichthys crocea isolate SSNF unplaced genomic scaffold, L_crocea_2.0 scaffold97, whole genome shotgun sequence):
cctcaaacaaacaacagacgcCTATTGGCAggcaaaacattaaacaaccaatgaatgaaaacaactcAAAACCAAGTTCGATCTAAACCTGGACAAACGCTATTCAACCTAACATGAAGGGTGTGATGCATTCAAAGACCATAGTAAATATAAACTTCACTTTTGTTTTAAGGCAACTGCATCTATTTCAGTTATATATTTGCTCCCATTACCCttttaacacattaaacataaaaatacacattagcATATTGGTTGTGAAATagtttaaactcatatttcaACCACTGGGCTACACCCTCCCCCTTCTGATGGTGTGCATGTCCCCATGACACTTTCTACTTCTCTTTAACTTAGGAGAGTGGGGCTCTTTATCATCATACAACACTCTGGTTggcttgtgtgtctgtcttggttttttgacttttgactCTGGAGTGTCCAATTTGAGTTGAATGACCATACCATGATGCACAATAGTCACTGGCTCACTTGAGGGATAACCAGGCTTGTCATAGGTCAGTCTCCTGGCTGGTTTTGGCTCTCTCTGAGACTTTCGAATATGGGATGGCTTTTCACTCTGGGAGTTACTTGACAGCTTGTTACTCTTTTCCTTGTATGATGACCTTTCACAGCAGGaagatttgtcattgtttgAATCTTCACTGTCAGACTTTTCCCTGTTAGAATGGGTGGAGCTTGCTCCCCCTTCTAAATCCTGTCCTTCATCAGggtcattattatcatcatcactgttgTCAGCTGTATCAGATGCTGATCCAGAAGGTAGGTGGTTATCAGACAAACTTTCACTCTCAGTCTCTGTGGTCTGCTGACTTTCCAATATTTGAGAGCACTCCTCCTTTTGAGTCTCATTCTCATCCCTTTTAGTGTTTTGATTGGATGTCAGTTCTCTCCGGATTCCTTCCACATCCAACTCTTGGATGATAGGGTAAGTTTCATCCTCAACATCGGAGGATGCTGTGTCACTTTCCGCAGCTATGACAGTAGTTTTCCTTGAGTTTTGACTGGATCGGGGGTGAGTTGATCTAGTGACAGGTCTTCTCCTCACAGACTCTGTCTCATCAGGGGAATCAGACATTCTCACCAGATAACCGATGGGCAGAAGGTGGTCTCGGTGGAGCGTTTTGTGTCCACCCGAGCCATACTCTGGCTTCACCCTGTATACTGGCAGATTCGGCAACTTCTCCACCACAACATATGGTGTTGATCTCCATCTGTCTTGCAGTTTATGTTTTCCCTTGAATCCCAAGTTTTGTATCAGGACTCTGTCACCTTCTTTTAAAGGAAGATCTCTTACTCTTTGGTCAtaatgtgctttgtttttcaaGTGATTCTTTGTAGCTGCATTAGATGCTAACTGGTAGGCAGCATGCAGGTCTTTTCTCATCTTGGTGACATACTGTTGGTAAGAGGCCTCATCCTCCCCATCTGGTGTGATACCAAAACAGATGTCAATAGGCAACCTGGCTTCTCTTCCAAACATGAGACAATACGGTGAGTATCCAGTTGCATCGTTTCGTGTACAGTTGTATGCATGTACCAGTTTACTGATGTGCTGACtccagtgttgttttttcacagcaTCCAGAGTGCCTAGCATCGCCAAGAGAGTCCGATTAAATCTTTCTGGTTGAGCATCACCTTGTGGGTGGTATGGAGATGTTCGAGACTTTCGGATTCCTAACATGGACAAGAACTGCTTGATCAGTCGGCTCTCAAAGTCTCGGCCCTGATCAGAGTGTATCCTGGCAGGCAGTCCATAGTGCACAAAGTAGTTCTCCCACAACACTTTTGCTACAGTGATGGCTTTTTGATCCCGTGTTGGAAAAGCCTGTGCATAACGGGTAAAATGATCGGTCACCACCAACACGTTAGCAACACTTTTGGAATCAGGCTCAATCTGCAGAAAATCTATACAGACTAGATCTAGGGGACCATTGCTTGTTATTTGATTCAATGGGGCAGCCCGTTGAGGGAGTGTCTTACGGGAGATACATCTTCCACATGTGCGGATGTATTGCTCAACCTCAACTGTCAGACGTGGCCAGTAGAATCTGTCTGAAATCAGTTCAGTGGTTCGATCCACTCCCATGTGTCCACACTCGTCATGCAATGACCTCATTACCATCGTCCGATATCTTGTTGGCAAGACGAGTTGTCTGGTTTTGGAGCCACATGGTTTCTCTTTTACTCGATACAGTATTCCCTCTTTTGCCTCCAACTTTCTGATTTGACGAAGAAGCAAGGTAGTCTCTGGTGGATCGTCTTTAGATTGTGTGActttcttttggttttccagTGCCTTTTTTATGGGTCCAATTATTGGATCAATTTCCTGTGCTGTCTGAATGTCTTTTGGACTCAGCTGGTCGATGGAGTTCATGCTGAGGTTAACTGGGAAAGCATACGCTTCAGGTACTGCTGTTGCAGGAGCTCCAAGCTGATCCACAAATCTGTCAGGCACAACTGCAGCCTCTCTGACGCAGGCTCGTTTGCAGAGAGCTTTGATGCCAGTGGGTGGAATGCTAACCCACTCTTCATTCTCTTCTGGAGTGTACTGTCGAGACAACAAATCAGCATCAATATTGTGACGCCCAGGACGATATTGAACTGTGAAATCATACGTGGCGAGGGCAGCAAGCCAGCGATGTCCCACAGCACTTAGTTTGGCGGATGTCAACACATATGTCAGTGGATTATTGTCTGTTCGCACAGTAAACTTGGCACCATAGAGATACTCATGGAACAACAGCCCACTTCAACGCCAGGAACTCTAACTGGTGGACTGGGTAGTTGCGCTCTGAGTCTTTGAGTTTTCGACTGGCAAAAGCCACTGGTCTGAGACCTTCAGGATGTTCCTGGTTCAGTGTGGCGCCTAAGCCATTCATGCTGGCGTCCACATGCAAAATGTAGGGCTTAGCAGGGTCAGCGAAATGCTAGTACTGGGGCCTTGAGCAGACAGTCTCGGATTTTGTCAAAAGCTTCTTGACAGGCTGGAGTCCAACGGTCCCCAAAAGGCTCTGACACCTTGTAGTAGACTTTGTTGGGGTCAGATTTCCTTTTTACCTTTGGATCATGCCAAGTGGGTGGATAACTCTTGGTGAGCTCGGAGAGGGGGCGGACTATGGAAGAATAGTTTGCAATGAACCTCCGATAGTAGCTGCAAAATCCAGTGAAAGACCTGAGAGATTTCAGATCGGTGGGCCCTTTCCAGTCTTTCACTACGGCCACCTTCTCTGGATCTGTGGAAATCCCGGCTGCTGACACGATATGACCCACATACTTGACTTGAGGCTGACAGAACTGACACTTGTCGATGGAGACTTTCAACCCAATCTCTTCCAATCTGTCCAAGACCTTGAACAGACGCTGCTCGTGTTCTTCGAGTGTTTTCCCAAAGACGATTATGTCGTCTAGGTACACAAGGGCCTCGAGGAGGTGCATGTCGCCAACAGCTTTTTCCATTAAACGCTGGAAGGTCGCAGGCGCTCCAGTAATTCCTTGGGGCATTCGCTCAAACTGGTAGAAACCAAGGGGACAGATGAAGGCTGtcttctctttgtcctcctcagCCATTGGTATCTGATAATAACCGCTCCGCAGATCCAGTACTGAGAACCATTTGCTGCCGGTCAGAGAGTCCAAGGCATCATCGATGCGGGGCATTGTGTACTGATCAGGTATGGTGCGGTTGTTGAGAGTTCTGTAATCAATACAGATCCTGatttttccagtctttttgcGCACCACCACAATTGGTGAGGCGTAGGGGCTACGTGATTCTTTTATGATCCCAGAAGCTAACAGCTCCTGGATGTGTCTTCTCACGTCATCTATGTCTCCTGGCGCCAGCCGTCTTGACCTCTCTCTGAAAGGTCTGGGATCATGCAATAAGATGTGGTGCTCTTCCCCTTTTGCCAAACCTACATCCCACTCATGCAGCGAGAACACATTCCGCCTCTCAGATAACTTCTGGCGTAACCGACTCTCCCACTCTTTGGGTATAGAGGAATCTCCAAAATCAAAGAGGTCTGGATCCACAGTGTCAGCTGGTAGATTGGAGTGTTCTGAAGGTAGGACTGGGGTCACTGTATCCACTGCATACATTTCTGCAATCACGGTTCCCACTGGTATGGAGGTTTCTTTTTTAGTCTCATTCTGAAGGAGCACAGTGAAACAGTTGTTGTCTATGGTGGCATTTGGGAGCACACCTGGCTGGACCAGCACACCTGCGGGAAGTGATTGCTCAGTAGGTGCATCAATCAGCACAAGATCATTGGTCAAGGGAGTTCGTCTCTCTACCTGGCAGGTAGCATAATACTTTGCTCCTGGGGCGATGGAGAGGGGTCCAGGCCCTTTCCATTTAACCTGTCCCAAGATTTCATCTGTAACAGGCTGCTGCGTCTGGGCTCTGACTGGGGCATAGATGGGCTGAATTCTCATGGTGCGAGCAACAACGTGCTCACTTTGTGCTCTTATCCCGGCCAGCTCCCATAAACGCTGGAACAGCTTGGTATTTGTGCCAACGAGCACAGAGACTTGGTCAGATGACCTCGGCTCAGGACAAATCAAGGCCAGCACCTTCACTGGCCCAGAGACTCCTGTCATCCTTTCTGGAAACTCCATATCTACCTCTACATAGCCTCTGTAGGGGTAGGAGGAATCTGAGTCAGATAAACCCCAGAGTACCAGACGTGTCAGAGGTTTAATGGGAACATCAGACAAATGGTCTTTATACCAGCTCTCGAAGATGATTGTCACATTAGACCCACTGTCAAAGAGAGCTTCACATGACACTTCATTGACTTTGATGGTGTGAATAGAAGATTCACCTACCAAATCTGGAGGAATATCAGGGTCATGTTTAAGGACTTCCATCTTTCGTGTCCTAGCAACATGCTGTTCTCCAGATGCAGGCTTTGGATTCTCTTGAGCAGCTTCTGGAGCTCCACGAACCAAACGTTTGAATTTGCTTATGACTTTCTGGGGGTTTTCAGGTAATGTGCATCgtgtcacagtgtgtctgttttctccGCATTTATAACAGAAAAATGCGTCAGGGTCCTTGGAAGACGATGCTCGGACAGGCGCAGGTCTGTGGTTTGAAACAGCTCTGTAGCGACTTGGTGGTGTCTGGTGGGTAGAATCAGACATTTGATTAATAGTCATTACACTAATTTTACTTTCCAAGGCTTTCACCTGCTTTCTCAGTGCTATAACATCACTGTTTGACTCTGTTTTCTGTGGTTTCTTTCCCTGCGGATTATTTGTATGGCCTGCAGTGGGCGGCGGGTGTGGATTGCGACCCTCAGCCAGCTGAGCCTTAAGTTCCAGTATCTGAGCTTGCAAGTCATTCTCAGTGGATGAGTCAaactcttttcctctctcagctTGTACTGTTCGTACCTGCGAGCGGCGATTAGGTGCAGCTTGTCCCTGTCTAGCAGACTGGCGGCATTCCTCTTCACGCACTTCTTTTAATAAACTCAGAAAGGTAGGTGGATTATCTTGTCGCTCCCtgattttcagtttcagcaaCATCACATCAGAGGTGGACCCTTTAATTAACTGCATCAAACGGGCTTTGTTAGCATCACCAACGGCTATTCCACCTTTGTCCACAACTTTCATAAGAGATTTCTCCAACCTTCTCAGGAAATCAGACAGAGGCTCATCAGGTAGCTGTCGAAGGCTTTTAAATGACAAGTAGAGCTCTTCTCCAGTTTCGGTTGTCCCGAAAATGCTCTCAATCGCTTTAATGTACTCTATAGGACTAACATCGGGGTCTGTCATACGTACAGCCTGTATGATATCCAATGTGGGCCCTCTTAGACTTTCCAGGATCcgtctccttttctctttctctgagcACCCACTTTCTTCAACTAAGATGGTTGCTTGCTCCATCCATGTATCGAAACATTCTTCTCCAGCTGGAGTGGGACTAATTCCAGAGAACGTTCTCAACCGTCTATATGCATGGCTGTTGGGCTGTTTACTGTTTCGGCCCATTATCTCTCCAACTGCACGGATGATAGACTCTGGGTCActggtttcttcttctctatGGCTGCATAACCTCTGAATATCTTCGAGGGTTTTTCCCTCATTTTGAAGAAGTGTGAATAGCTTTTCTGTAAAATCGTCAGCCTGGCTTATCTTTGGAGCCTCCATGTAAGCTACGGTATTCACTGTACCCAAAGCTTTTCCACCTGTGGTTAGCATGAGTTGAGGGGGAACTTTGTTAATGTCTACCTCTTCACGGCACTCAACTAACACCATCAGGGCTTGTTGTTGAGAGTGGAACATCTTCCCCCGGACACGCACTTTCCCCAAGGCCTTTACTGTCCCTACTGTTTCTTCTATCTCTGCTACAGAAGTGTCTTCTGGCACTCCATGTAACAAAAGGGCATGTTTTACATCTAGACCCTCTCCTCTACACCAGTTCACCAACTCATCTTGTGAAGGATTGTTTGTGACATTTGCCATTATTTACCCCTGTATTGACTTACAGTTCAACGTGGTACAACAAGGTACAATATGGTTTTAGATACTATTTTATAATACTTAAATTTAACAGGTTGTGTCCAGTTACTTTACTTAACTTCTACTTTACTGGGGGTTTACAAATTTTGAAAAGAACGCAGAAGATCCCAGCAGTGCCTCCATTATGTAACCCCTACTCTATGTATTAAGGCAGACTAACTCT
Coding sequences:
- the LOC113745584 gene encoding paraneoplastic antigen Ma1 homolog translates to MANVTNNPSQDELVNWCRGEGLDVKHALLLHGVPEDTSVAEIEETVGTVKALGKVRVRGKMFHSQQQALMVLVECREEVDINKVPPQLMLTTGGKALGTVNTVAYMEAPKISQADDFTEKLFTLLQNEGKTLEDIQRLCSHREEETSDPESIIRAVGEIMGRNSKQPNSHAYRRLRTFSGISPTPAGEECFDTWMEQATILVEESGCSEKEKRRRILESLRGPTLDIIQAVRMTDPDVSPIEYIKAIESIFGTTETGEELYLSFKSLRQLPDEPLSDFLRRLEKSLMKVVDKGGIAVGDANKARLMQLIKGSTSDVMLLKLKIRERQDNPPTFLSLLKEVREEECRQSARQGQAAPNRRSQVRTVQAERGKEFDSSTENDLQAQILELKAQLAEGRNPHPPPTAGHTNNPQGKKPQKTESNSDVIALRKQVKALENTTKSLQSCFKPQTCACPSIVFQGP